GGCTTAGGTATGTCGTATTTCAAAGAAGCCGCTATATAGCCAACTGTAGAGACTGTTTGAAGAAGCCATTTTGTTGTCAGGATTGTATTGGAGCTCCCTGCTTTAATTCAGGCGGCCAGAAGGGGGGCGGCGGCGCCGCTCCAGATGAGCTAGGTCAGCGGTTAACTTTTTACTCGTTTAACTATTTGACCGCCGACACGCACGCAATAGAAATAAATGAGGTTAGTGGCGGGATACGATGGAAGAAGAAAAAGTTGTATATTCCAGGTCGCAGCTGCTGCTGTTTGCCGGCACTAAGCCGCTGGAGGACGCGCTGGAGATGTTCGTGCCAGAATCCAAGCAATTCATGAGCTCGGACACAGAGCTGTGGAACTTCCTCTGCAGCCTCAAGCAGGACTTCTCCCCGGTCATCCTTCGCAGCAAGGACGTGTATGGCTACTCCTCCTGTCGCTCCGTGGTCCCGGACCCCAGCTATTTTTCCCACAGAAACCTGAAGGAGAAGCCGCAAGCGGCAACAGCAGTGGCTCCACCGAGAAAGCCGCCTGTCAAGAGAAAGCGGAGAGGCACGCGGCTTACTTGCCAAAAACGCCGGCGGCGGGACAGAGCTGACAGCGCTGGGGGCAGCGAGGAGACGGGCAGCAGTGGCTGTAGCAGCCCGACCCCATCGGACGTCCCGGGACTCCCTCACCTGGACAGATCCATTGAGGAGATTTGGAAGGCGGCCACTCCTACGCTTTCCATGTTCCCCAGCATACGGGTCAGGGATGTGTCGTGTAAAGCTAAAGTGTTGGACGCGTGCAGGCGTGCCCAGGAGATCTTACAGGTCAACCTGCAGCCTGTGGTGAGGATCAAACGCTTCCCCGTCCTTTCCTCTTCTTGAAAAGGCAACCGAGCTTTGCTCCTTGTGCACTTTTACTGCTGGAGACTTGGGGGCACACAGTCCTCTGAAGGTGCTCGCCCCAGCGCCTAGTCAGCCTGTTTACATGTCCCCTTTATTCTTTATTCCCGCTGCACTTTACTACAAACGTTACTACTTTCTGCTAAAGGAATATGGAAAGTTACTGATCTGTATGATGAACTGTGCTCTAAAGGAAATACTGAGAAGCCACTACTGTCTTGTCCTGGGAGTAAGGGGCTCTACTTTGTCTTTCCATTATGTCAGTAACTATGGTGCAGCCCCAAACTGCCTCATTAGGGTGGGGGGGATGGAGGATGACCCTCAAAGAAGCAGTTTTTGGGCACCAAAGGGGCTTATGCAATAGATATGCAATGTGCTCTCCAGTGGCTGAATTAGCACTCCTAGCATCCATAATTATTGCAAGGCATTTGGGGATTCTAGAAGCTGTAGCTCATGGCCTGGTGGAGTTCTCAAAGTTGGATATCCTCCAAATGAACTGGCTGGCTAATTTGCTGGCCTCCATCATGGCACAATTTTTATTGGTGGCTATGGAAtccctgtaaaaagaaaaaaaacaaaaaattgtaatCTTTTGGCCTAGTTGCTTCTCAGTTTGGTGTGACCTCACTTGGAGTAGATGCTACAGAATCTTTGTAAtgactttattcctcttctagtctaactTCTGGCTGCTGTAATGATgtgaatgatgattttttttttaaaggatcagCCTGAATCTCTAGAACATGCTTATTTATGAATCTGTATAGAATTAACAATGCAATATCACACTTATCTTTTGACTGAGTCTGAATCGGAGGTGTGCCATCACTTTACCAGTTAAGCCTGTAAATGAATGGGCTTTTGACATGGTACATTTTTTGCCCACTCACCTGGAGGCTCTGATCTGCCACATTTCAGTGCCAGTTATGAACACACTTGTTTATGCAAAGACTTCTGTTGGGGAGGATGTCCCAATGATATAGTGGCTGTCATATAGGCAACAACTACCTCAACCGTTCTTGAACTCCACAGAAGTCACTATCCAAAGACTAGTTACTTTTCTGTTTTGTACTCTGTATCATTTCACTTTAATGTGTGCTAGTTGCCAAGTGTTATGATCTTAAAGAACTGTGACAAAGTAAATGCAAGTTTatgcaaattttattttctttcttttaacttGAAATTGCAAGGGCAAAGCAAGTACAACCTAACTGTTTTAGTAAATCTATATGATTTGGTAAGCACTATTATTTTTCCCCTGTAAATACATGTGGCGCAGTGTTTCTACCATGCCTTACTGGACAACATATTAGAATTTTAGCTTTCTGCTCATGTGCTATAAACAGAACTAAGTCATTACTTCAGTGGAACTGGGTATAGTCTTTATATTTAGCTGGCTTATTTGAGGATATACAGCAATGTTGTCCGTGCACAGTTTTGTGAAATTTTGTAAATATTGTACTTCAGGAAGGATATTTATTAACAGTAAATACCTAAAATGTGACTGTTGCTCTATATGGATGAGGTACTGCTGAAGGATACTGTAGCATTAAGAAATAGGCCTCTGGCGTCTAATGCACGTGCCTTTACAATTCCTCATGTAATCTTTCAGTGTTGGCACAACTGTTAATATATTTGACTGATAACATGGATTAAATACTGGTGCTAGGTCAACTTTTCACACTAGTCTGTTTTGAACTAATATTGCAGCCTTAGGGTTAAtagtatatttttaaacttttgtaaacttttatttttattttttttgcaattacgattttattttcaaaataatcatGGTTTCCTTCCAACAGTGCCTATGGTAGATGATGGTTCTCTCAGTGCAGAAATAACTTGCATACTACAAAACTGTATTCAAGAGAATCCTTTCTCTGAAAATTTCTTACAAAGAGTAGACTTTTTATCACTGTAACAGTAAATATATTGGTGGTATAGAAAGTATGCATACCAGaaatcacttgaaaaaaaaaaaattgtgtattttgtaaTTCTGTGATCATTCTCAGAGGTGTGCATTGCCATAAAGCTGTTCTATTCGTGCTAGCAGATTGGCCAGTTAATGTGTTGCATCAGAGCAAAATGGTTTGTTCATCCTTTAGTAACTTATTGACTCTAAATAAACTTCCTTCCAAATGATATTTGTGTCcgttatttttaaattgtaagataacttgctattttaaaataaatcaccaTTTTCTAACTCtcatctcctcctgcctgtctgcaatctctacctggatgtcgcaacgctacctttaaattaaacctctctaaaactgaaatgcttctctttcctccaactaacaccaggcccggtgccttggggttatcctaattctgccctgtcattcactcctcatatccagtcacttattaaatcatgtcacttccacctaaggaacatatccaaaatacgatcatttatcacctaagatgctgccaaaattcttattcactctctcctcATATCACgactagactactgtaacttttACTTGgccttcccttccagagactgtcacctctccagtccataatgaacactgctgcgaggctcatacacctcagcaaccgctccgcctctgcctcgccattctgtcaatccctgcactggcttccgttacctttcagaatcaaattaatgaccctgactttcaaagcacttcataactctgccccaccctacatctctgaactcatatctatatactcacccaaccgcttactacgctcctctactgacccgctactcaactcttctctaattagctcctcacatgctcgcattcaagactttgcaagggctgcacccctcctctggaactctctcccacggtctgttcgactttctcccaacctttctgcttccaagaaatttcttaaaatgcacttctttcgagaagcctaccttcactctgcttaactaccaaacgctcATTCCAGTCTTcatggattacatttttggataactaacagcctatttatttatccagtttttatttttacactgaactaagGAGGAAAAAAAGTATCAAtcactaggggtgccaaatgttaggcacccctagtgattgtatttataaacGATACTCAGGCCAGAacttctgttagcagaaaactgtaccgggtAAGGTTCTTCTTTGGGCGGGTTTACAGGAGCAGAAGAAtgaaaagtcgaactttaacaaaaaaagccaGGTTTCCACAACTTAAAAAATTACCACACCTACAGCAAAGTATGGTGGTCACCGTATCATATAGCTGGAAGTGttccttttcatttctttttggcTTTGTGCAAAAGATGCACACCTTTATAAAACTGAAGTAGGTGGGTCAGAATAAGTACAAAAATCTGTGTACACAAAACACTGCGCATACCAAAATTCTGTTGTGTGCATTGGTCTCATAATTTGGTTTCATGCACATAGTTTAGAGAGAACATTGGCTGTGAAGCTTttcatcagtggggactgctaaAACCAGAAGCTTGGGCAAACAGAGAATcaatggtatttaaaaaaaaaaaaaaaaaaacacaacacccAACTTTTAGACACTGGTACAAATCTGCCTGGAAGAACAAAATTTCAATGCAgcatttgttgtaaaaaaaactgtagtgGTCAACTGCAAGGAATGTAAGTATACCTGCATACTGGGAGGAAGATGATTAACTTAGGAAATGACAGGAAAGTAAATTCCTGTCTACTAGCCAGCAGATGGGATAAGAATGAAAGAAGGCTGAAGACAGGAATAGCTATGACTCATTGTCAAGAGTGACACATTAACAGTGCTACATCTTTTGGTTCTATATGTTAAGTCAAATGATGCAACAATTCCATAGCTGGAGATGTTTGCTGTATTGCAACAACTATTTTATTAGCCAAGTGTTGCATTTCTAAGAAATTACTGTACATACATTTCTGGTTATCTTCAGCTGCAGAGTGTACTATCTAGGGCTGCATGTAAAGTTATACTGGTTTGAAACCAAACACAAATTATAGCGAATCAGTATCTTTATAATATAAACCTTTTCTGTTCTTATTTATATTCAATAAACCCTTCTTTTTACTCCGATGTAGTGATAACATCACAGTTATGtcattttgtagaattttttaGGGGCAGAAGGGTAGACCTTATGTACAGATTTAATGGCATAAATGCTTATTTTGGCCTGCCAGTTTCCAATAAACCATCCTGTAACTTTTTTGTAAAACTATAAATGCTATTATTTTCAaaagtttatacaggtatgggacctgttatcgacaatgctcgggacctgaggtttctcccgataatggatcttcataccttaagtctactaaaaaataatgtaaacattaaatacacccaatattctggttttgcttccaataaggactaattatatcttagtttagatcaagtacaaggtactgttttattattacagagaaaaaggtctatgggagatggcctttccataattttgtgctttctggataacggatcccatacctgtatactgtaaattgtctcagacatgattaaaaacaaaacacaatgtgTTAGACAAAATTGGGGTAATTTACAGCTTCAAGTGCAGCTGTGAGCCCACAaaacataaatgaccccttagagCTAACCACCTCTGAACCaggcaatagctccagggttcccattgAGCAGATGCACCAAAAGAATCAGGAAGAACTTTCAGAGCAATTGTATCTAGTTCACTTCAAAGTGCCAGCACAATTGTACCAATTTTAACATATCAGCCACATTTGCGCCAAATGCAACTTCCCCTGGTGCCTGTTGCTGGAATTCTGcataaaaacactgcattatgggtaaaaaaaaaacatggcaaaagtCCAAAATGCACACTGCATctttggaatatacagtataagcgtGTGTAAATATTCCCCTTTTTACGACGTTgaccttaaaccaccattttgtggtgGTCTGTGCACTCCTTCAGAGATCGAGTAAATAATGCAGCtgtcactgtaacaggaagacttGTGAGACAGAGCTGTGTCCATTCATTGGTTGATGTATAGCATGTGTGCCCTTTCTGTTGCAGGGGACGACAgtactagcgatgggcgaattttttcgccttgtttcgccgcggaattgccgcccatagacttgtatggcgccgagtgtcaaaaaaaaaatgatgcgcgtcaaaaagattttgccgcataacaacatttttttgatgcctatagactttaatgggcattagcgacatttcgccggcagcgaatttttggcgaagcgaaatgggtcaaattcgcccatccctacttagtacttaaagggggttatttatcaaagatcgtgTTGTGAGGTTTATGgggttttttatactttgaaatACTCACAATCCGAATGTAAAAATCATGATTGAATGCAATCggatgaaaaaacttgaatataccGAATTATAGGCTGAAAACCTTAAATACCTCAgtcagggggcctattggctccttCCAGGTAGTAGTCAGGACCAGGGAGGAAGCTTAGGGTAGAAGTCCAGGTTTGTGGTATCCGAAAAGGGTCAGGCGAAATTGTGGTCAAGATCAGGCAAAGTATTCAATCAGGCAGGCAGCGAGGACCAGAATCAaggtcaggcaggagtcaagaAACCAGGAAATAGCAGAGTAGAAATTagggaacccaggaacacaaaGCAGGAATTCCTATACTTGAAGCGTCATCCTGGGCGTCCGTCTTCGAATTTGGTGCTGGTTCGTGATGTCATGACGCCTGCTTCCCAACACTGGCATCGCTACACCGACGTCGCAACCCACGTGGGACAGATGGGCACCTCCATCTTGGATCCTTCGTCGCCGGGTAAGGACGCTCCACCCGGCGCTCGTgacagggggggccactggaccaccaagccTTGATTTCTGGGGAAAATGATTGTAGAATTCCCTTACCAGTCGAGGGGCATGTACATCAGAGTgtttctcccaagagcattcttcagggccaaagcctttccacctAATAAGGAACTAGAGAGAACCCCTGGATAGTCTGGAGTCTAAGATCTTTTCCACCTCGTACTCctgttggccatccacagagatagcagAAGGGGGAGACTGATCAGAAGAGACCCAATTGGAAACTGCTGGTTTCACCAGGGAGACATGAAACatgttgggaattcgcatctcggGGGGAAGTTGAAGTCTAAcggccacaggattgataatctccacAATGGAGAATGGACCAATAAAATTTAGGATCCAATTTAGGAGAAGGCACTCTTAGTCAAATGTTTCTAGTAGATAACCACACCGTATTGCCAACTTTGTATGGAGGAGAGGACCTGCATCTCTGATCGGCAGAAGTCTtatgcacaagagcactcttttccaaactcgatttggtcgcagcccaaatagcagacatatgggctgcctGATCGTCTGCAACAGGGATGTCAGATAAGACAAAGTCTtgagggaaggcttgaggatgttgtccTTACACAGTTataaacggagaccttccagtaGAAGTGttgcatgcattattatgagcgaattgtgcgaaaatgtgccatcttgctgaagctctacaatgaagtccattgctaagtgagtccaaggacgagaggggatgGGCagaggttgtaataacccactaggacgagtatggctagccttggaagtggcacaaatagtacaggcagcaacaaagtctttgacatctttacggatagtcagccaccagactaggcgtcgtaacagctcaagagtctttttcaggaccaggatgtccagcttgcttggaacaatgagtctgttgtaggATGGGCAGGCGAAGCTCAGGGggtacaaacgccatcccaatgggggtatctgtAGGAGcggaagactgaccagccaagatttgttcagcaaattgagggAACAGAGATGCAATAATTTTGGCAGGAGGATAATTGGTTCTTGCCTTTCAGGAAAACGATCCACCGAAGTGAAACTTTGGAATAGAGCAtcagctttccgattcttggagccagggcgataggTAAAAACGAAGTTAAAGCAAGAAAAGAAGAgggcccaccttgcctgtcgAGGATTCAACCTCTTGAGAGTTTGTATGAACTAAGTTTTTATGCTCAGTATAGATAGTGACCGGGATCGAAGATCCTTCAAGAAAGTGAAGCCACTCCTcgagagcaagcttgactgccaagagttcatgATTCCCAACATCGTAATTCTGCCCTGCAGGACAGTtttttggagaaataagcacaaggatgtaatttcccatcagcAGGATGTCGTTGGGACAAGATAGCGCCGGGTCCAACCTCGGATGCGTCCACTTCAATGAAGAAATGTACCACAGGATCAGGATGACGAAGGACAGAGGCAGAGGTGAAAGCATCCTTCAGGGAATGGAATGCTTCTAAAGCGGAAGGAGGCCATGAGTtggggtttacccccttttcggatgagagcaagAATAGGAGCAATACAAgaggagaaccccttaatgaactGTCGGTAGTAGTTTGCAAATCCGATTAATCTTTGTATCACTTTGGTGCTTAAAGGAAGGGGCCACTCCTGGATCGCAGAGACTTTGGCAGTATCCATCTCAAaaccctctggagagataataaAACCGAGGAAAGGAACCTTGGCCACTTCGAAGACACACTTCTAAATcttggcaaagagggagttcttcctcaaatgaaagagtacctccttcacctgggatcgatgactttccaagtctttggagaatATTAAGATGTAGTCAAGGTACACAACAACGAATTTCCCTAAGAGATCCCAGAAGATGTcgttcacaaactcctggaagacggcggGGACGTTGCAGAGGCCAAAAGGCATTACAAGGTATTCGtaatgcccatcccgagtgttgaacgccgtcttccattcatctccttcacGGATGCGGTTATAAGCCCCGCGTATATCCAACTTGGTGAAGATCTTTCTTTTAGTTGATCAAAGAGTTCAGTGATCAGAGGCAAAGGGTATCGATTCTTAACTGTAATTTTGTAAAGTCCTCAATAATCTATGCAAGGACGCAGACCACCGTCCTTCTTCTCCAAGAAGAAGAAAccagaaggacgaataaatccccgctggagattctcctggatatattctttcatggcGGAGGTTTCCACAGGAGAAAGGGGATAGGTGCAACCCCTAGGGGGCATAGTCCCAGGAAGGAGATCGACGGGACAGTCGTactgacgatgaggagggaggaattctgcagactttatACAGAAGACAacggagaattccttgtagaaagAAGGCAGGGCTTTCAGCTCCGTCGAAGAGATAGTCACCTGGTGGAGGGGATTAGCGGGGAGACAATTTTCTTGACAGAATGGACTCCAACTAGAGATCTGcccagaagaccaatcaatggaagGGTTATGTAGGTGAAGCCAGGGTAAACCCAAGACAACAGGAACAGAAGGGCAgcaaataatcaggaacgatcaGGAATTGCATGTACAAGTCCCAACCTGTACATGCAATTCCCCTGTCATGGAGATAATCTCGGACGTTAATGGCCTGTCGTCTATTGCTGTAACCCGTAGAGGAGAAGTCAATGGATATAGAGGAACATTCATATACTTggcaaaaagagcgtccatgaagttccctgCAGCCCTAGAATCAAGAAAGGCAGAGCCGACGATCGTCTTAGTGGTCAAACGAATCTGTAatggcagaagaaacctgtgagagttttcTTGGGATTTTGGAGAAATGCCACTCCCAAGTTTACCTCGAAGAAGAGAACCCTTAGGCTTCACAGGGCATGAATTGGCAAAATGAGACTGacccccacaatacagacatagtcCTGCCGAACGCCTCCGGAGCTtttcctgttcagagagacgtgCCCTTCTGatttgcatgggttcctccattggaataacagaaggctgctgggatgACGGAGGTAGCAGAGGTCTTTGGAAACGGAGAGCCAACGTAGGTGGGAATCTCTTTTTATGGTCCTTATCTGCATGATGCTCTCTTtgccgagtgtccaccttgacagccaaagcaATAAGGTCTTCCAGCAGTGTAGgcaattcacgggagaccagatcGTCTTTAAGGCGGATAGAGagcccattgtagaaggcagcgtggTAGGCTTCATTGTTCCAACCAGTCTCTGCAGCAAgcgtacggaattcaatagcatatcCAGCAACGCTACGACTCTCCCATGGCGAACAGCCGAGAAGAAGTGGTCGTCACCCAACCAGGAGCATCAAATACAGTCCGAAATTCCTGTAGGAAAGCCTTGGCATCGTCAATTAGAGGAGACTCCTtttcccagtgtggagatgcccattcgagTGCTTTCCCAGCCAGACGAGCAATTACAAATCCCACCTTGGCTCGCTCAGACTCAAATTGTGTGGGTTGCAGAACAAACTGGTTtggcactggttcacaaaaccacgacatgCTTGGGGATCTCCACTATAGAGAGGAGGTTCTGGAATATGTGGACCAGCAGTGGAATAATGTGGAGCCGCGACTGGAACTGGCGTTGTTGTTGCTGGAGTAAGAATGGATAACTTTTCCAGACTCGCCTCCAACGCATGTCCAAAATGGGATTGCTGAGCCTTGGAAGCCTCCATACGAGAATACAGACCACAAAAGGCCAGGACCAGGGCTGGGCAGCCTTACTAATGCTCTTATGGCTGTATGGACCCACTTAAATCTAGTGTAAAACCTTCCCACAAAGGTACAGAATGTTTTAGCAGCAATGCAAGGGTGAACTTTATATTAATATCCTTGCTTTCTGAATGTGATGTTAAAAGGTTGTGGTTACATTTGTCATACAGTCTAGCATAGGGCATGAAGTGAAATAGAGATGTGCTTTATGAGTCCTTAATCTGTGTGGGAAGTTTAGTGTGAAATAAAGAGGGTCTCTGTTTTTAAAAtgctgatatgggttactgctcatgtgcAAAGTTGCCCAgcgtttataaataagccccacaatGCTGGGTATAAATAGTGAAAGTTCACTCAACTGGTAAAGGTGGTGGTGATGGAGGACTAGTTGTGACCACAGTGGGATGCCCCTGCTTGGTAGACTACAAGAGGAAAAACTTTGGTGCGTACTTGTAAGAGGCAACCCCATCAAGtttgtttaatttgtgtttttttccaactGAAGCATTACATTATGTAAAATCTACTTTAGTCAACCAAATGGTAAAAAGGTATATTAGAAAATGGACTGTAATTAGactattgttgttgtttttttattaaaagggacatttgtCCTGATTGTGAACTAGGGGCATCCACCAGTATATGCTCCAGATATTTTGATTCAGAGATAGGAagtggaataataataatgaatccaTATGGAATGAATCCATATAGAATGGCAAGAGTAAATAACCTATCTTTGGTAGTGTTTTAGAGGCAAGCAACACTGCAGGATTATGAAGAAGACTGTATGCCAGAGCAGAATGGTTACCCATAAAGATGCATTAGCAACTAAGCATGTCGGGACCAAGGAACCATGCACAATTAAGTAGTCAGGAAACCTGTTAAACAGAATACTGGTGGATGAGCTTTTTAGTATGAATCAGTAAAACAAAACCTAAGCAAGCATTAGGAAGTATTttaacaatagtaaaaaaaaaagtccaccaattgactccaagtaggttctaggaggtccaccataggctaaaacagtaattcggcagattttagatggtgaacggTTGAAGTTCTAAatagacagtgcatgataaatttcaatatttgaactttctaatttttttcaaattcgaatagaatttggactattcccttgtcgaagtacagaaaaaaatagctggaaattcaaatttttttaattcgaattttcacttcgacccttgataaatctgcccttaaatgttgcaaaattgtaacagtttagagtctgcacctgaatcactgagctgccagagacacgaacattcaactttaaacttagattttggaaaaaccttaaaaaataaataatggaaagtaattgaaaaaagtctttatttctgggtaacattctaaaaaaacaactgaactgaaaaaagtgtttggaaggtgaacaacccctttaaggattattattattattatttaaaaattacatattcCTCAGGAGTATAAAGT
Above is a genomic segment from Xenopus laevis strain J_2021 chromosome 3L, Xenopus_laevis_v10.1, whole genome shotgun sequence containing:
- the ccdc71l.L gene encoding coiled-coil domain-containing protein 71L, translating into MEEEKVVYSRSQLLLFAGTKPLEDALEMFVPESKQFMSSDTELWNFLCSLKQDFSPVILRSKDVYGYSSCRSVVPDPSYFSHRNLKEKPQAATAVAPPRKPPVKRKRRGTRLTCQKRRRRDRADSAGGSEETGSSGCSSPTPSDVPGLPHLDRSIEEIWKAATPTLSMFPSIRVRDVSCKAKVLDACRRAQEILQVNLQPVVRIKRFPVLSSS